In one Anaerohalosphaeraceae bacterium genomic region, the following are encoded:
- a CDS encoding 2-oxo acid dehydrogenase subunit E2, protein MFLIKIPRKLRSPEAVINRWVAEEKKPVRKGQPLFFLKSADEIVEIQCPQDAFLLKILEPEGAWVAGGQAAAVIGEQGEDASSLNLLCDKEIEKKSEPVETVSEQKEIPSQPKEVKMAPQTASSIPAGKVVPVLMPQAGQTMEEGTLLAWKVKEGDRISVGQVIFEIETDKATMEVEAVEAGRLAKIVVREGQTVPVKTPVAYLAENDADVEAYLAGQSGGQPAAAEPKEAPAVETPAYENVQTAPAQAEGGRIKASPAARKAAAQRGIDLSAVSVGSGPGGRILSTDVAKAQPAAGGVQRKSMSKMRRAIANNLLYSKQNIPHFYTKLTIHAQPLFETYKQTKEKYPCSINDFVVLAAAKAIRQYPAFRSQLKDNEIVEFPDVNIGIAVGTDEGLTVPVLLKADQLPLRELAVRTRRLAENARQGKLEGVGQGIFTITNLGMFGVEEFSAIINPPESAILAVGAVREGVWVENGLMKPSRLMTMILSSDHRIIDGVLAAQFMQTLKNLLENPQALAQV, encoded by the coding sequence ATGTTTTTGATAAAGATACCCCGGAAACTGCGTTCTCCTGAAGCGGTCATTAACCGATGGGTTGCCGAAGAAAAGAAACCTGTTCGAAAAGGGCAGCCGCTTTTCTTTCTGAAGAGTGCAGATGAGATTGTGGAGATTCAATGTCCACAGGATGCATTTCTTCTGAAGATTCTTGAGCCGGAGGGGGCTTGGGTCGCAGGCGGGCAAGCCGCCGCTGTAATCGGCGAACAAGGCGAAGACGCTTCTTCGCTTAACCTGCTTTGTGATAAGGAGATAGAAAAGAAATCTGAACCAGTTGAAACTGTTTCAGAACAGAAAGAAATCCCCTCGCAGCCCAAAGAGGTCAAAATGGCTCCTCAAACTGCTTCTTCAATTCCCGCCGGAAAGGTTGTTCCTGTTTTAATGCCGCAGGCAGGCCAAACGATGGAGGAAGGTACCCTGTTGGCCTGGAAGGTCAAGGAAGGGGACCGAATTTCCGTCGGGCAGGTCATTTTCGAGATAGAGACCGACAAGGCCACGATGGAGGTTGAGGCGGTCGAGGCGGGTCGGCTGGCAAAAATCGTTGTTCGAGAGGGCCAGACCGTGCCGGTAAAGACACCGGTGGCGTATCTGGCGGAAAACGATGCGGATGTGGAGGCGTATCTGGCGGGTCAATCCGGCGGGCAGCCGGCCGCCGCCGAGCCCAAAGAAGCGCCGGCCGTCGAAACTCCGGCGTATGAGAATGTCCAGACTGCACCGGCGCAGGCGGAAGGCGGCCGCATCAAGGCCTCGCCTGCCGCTCGAAAGGCCGCAGCCCAGCGGGGGATTGATTTGTCCGCAGTTTCCGTCGGTTCCGGACCGGGCGGACGGATTTTGTCCACAGATGTGGCCAAGGCGCAGCCCGCTGCCGGCGGTGTTCAGCGAAAATCGATGAGCAAGATGCGTCGGGCGATTGCCAATAACCTGCTGTATTCCAAGCAGAATATTCCCCATTTTTACACCAAACTGACGATTCATGCCCAGCCGCTGTTTGAAACATACAAGCAGACCAAGGAAAAATACCCCTGCAGCATCAATGATTTTGTGGTGTTGGCGGCGGCGAAGGCGATTCGGCAATACCCGGCCTTTCGCAGCCAGCTGAAGGACAATGAAATTGTTGAGTTTCCGGATGTAAATATCGGGATTGCCGTCGGCACGGACGAAGGGCTGACCGTGCCGGTGCTGCTGAAGGCGGATCAGCTGCCGCTGCGGGAACTGGCCGTGCGGACCCGCCGGCTGGCGGAAAACGCCCGTCAGGGCAAACTGGAGGGAGTCGGCCAGGGCATCTTTACCATTACCAATCTGGGGATGTTTGGTGTGGAGGAGTTTTCGGCGATTATCAATCCGCCGGAGTCGGCGATTTTGGCGGTCGGGGCAGTCCGCGAGGGCGTCTGGGTCGAGAACGGCCTGATGAAGCCCAGCCGTCTGATGACGATGATTCTCAGCAGCGACCATCGGATTATCGACGGTGTGCTGGCGGCTCAATTTATGCAGACACTCAAAAATCTGCTGGAAAATCCGCAGGCGCTGGCGCAGGTCTGA
- the lpdA gene encoding dihydrolipoyl dehydrogenase, whose protein sequence is MTEHFSVAVIGSGPGGYVAALKAAQLGAKTAVIEKHLLGGTCLNYGCIPSKALLASAELLHRIRHCETLGVQVNGSVGFDWSAIQKRKDKVLAKLRGGIKGLFAARQVRLYEGTAVLDGPGKIRITDGRGQTQTITAERIILAVGSVPARISGWPTDPEKICTSDEALHWKELPGRLLIVGGGVIGCEFACMMHEYGVKVTVVEMMEELLPEMEPELGRTLNRLFTQRGIRIFTGTKVESLTAGEKGISAVLSNGQTVEADKVLIATGRRPNAPSLGLETVGLQTDRGFIRVNERMETSAKGIFCIGDANGICLLAHAASAQGITAAENAVGRSAAYTLPVPYAVYTFPEIASVGLTSRQARRQNIPIRIGQFPIGYLGKAMAVGEEFGFARVISRRDDGALLGVHIVGHNATEIIESAVAMLGMKAKAKDLGEMIFAHPTLSEAVKEAAEDVYEQALHLPPRKVVQMAAETETVG, encoded by the coding sequence ATGACAGAGCATTTTTCTGTTGCGGTGATTGGGTCCGGTCCGGGCGGGTATGTGGCGGCGCTGAAGGCCGCGCAGCTGGGGGCCAAAACAGCCGTCATTGAAAAGCATCTGCTCGGGGGCACCTGCCTGAACTACGGCTGCATCCCGTCCAAGGCCCTGCTGGCGTCGGCGGAGCTGCTGCATCGGATTCGGCATTGTGAAACGCTCGGCGTGCAGGTGAACGGTTCGGTCGGGTTTGACTGGTCCGCAATCCAGAAACGCAAAGACAAGGTGCTGGCCAAGCTTCGCGGCGGCATCAAAGGGCTCTTTGCCGCCCGTCAGGTGCGGCTTTATGAAGGGACCGCCGTCCTCGACGGCCCCGGGAAGATTCGCATCACCGACGGCCGGGGGCAGACCCAAACGATTACAGCGGAGCGAATCATCCTTGCGGTCGGTTCCGTGCCGGCGCGAATCAGCGGCTGGCCGACCGACCCGGAAAAAATCTGCACCTCGGATGAAGCCCTCCATTGGAAGGAACTGCCCGGCCGTCTGCTGATTGTCGGCGGCGGCGTAATCGGTTGCGAGTTTGCCTGTATGATGCACGAATACGGCGTCAAGGTGACTGTGGTGGAGATGATGGAGGAGCTGCTGCCGGAGATGGAGCCGGAACTGGGCCGCACCCTGAATCGGCTTTTCACCCAGCGAGGCATCCGCATCTTCACCGGCACCAAAGTAGAGTCCCTGACTGCCGGCGAGAAGGGGATTTCGGCGGTTTTGTCCAATGGGCAGACTGTCGAGGCCGACAAGGTGCTGATCGCGACCGGCCGCCGTCCCAATGCGCCGTCGCTGGGGCTGGAGACGGTCGGCCTTCAGACGGACCGCGGGTTTATTCGTGTGAACGAACGGATGGAGACGTCCGCCAAGGGGATTTTCTGCATCGGCGATGCCAACGGGATTTGTCTTTTGGCTCATGCCGCCAGTGCTCAGGGAATCACGGCGGCGGAAAACGCCGTCGGCAGGTCGGCGGCCTATACGCTGCCGGTTCCTTATGCGGTTTATACCTTCCCGGAGATTGCCTCGGTGGGACTGACCAGCCGGCAGGCCCGTCGGCAGAATATCCCGATTCGCATCGGGCAGTTTCCCATCGGCTATCTGGGCAAGGCGATGGCCGTCGGCGAAGAATTCGGCTTCGCAAGGGTCATCAGCCGGCGGGATGACGGAGCGCTGCTGGGCGTGCATATCGTCGGTCATAATGCGACGGAAATCATCGAAAGCGCCGTTGCAATGCTCGGAATGAAGGCCAAGGCGAAGGATTTGGGCGAAATGATTTTTGCCCATCCGACGCTCAGCGAGGCCGTCAAAGAGGCCGCCGAGGATGTGTATGAACAGGCCCTGCACCTGCCGCCGCGCAAGGTTGTCCAGATGGCCGCCGAAACGGAAACGGTTGGATAG
- a CDS encoding SDR family oxidoreductase, which produces MNTEKILSIAPLLRIVLKRDGCSPLVRFAETCSACTFSVCADWDNPKETAERIRRAAERTNGAAIQAVCVEEAGCFQILPWPRPMQGRAAGKIALVTGAAQGFGLEIAQDFAAQGAAVVLLDINEDGVRRAADELNRQYGPETALALKADVTSEESVSRAVAQTVQHYGGFDVFISNAGVLKADSVKRQPVKDFDFVTAVNYRGYYLCVKAAAPVLALQHQADASYRSDIIQINSKSGLRGSNRNFAYAGSKFGGIGLTQSFALELVEDGIKVNSVCPGNFFDGPLWSDPNNGLFVQYLRAGKVPGAKTVEDVRRAYEAMIPMGRGCTTPDVMKAIYYLMEQEYETGQALPVTGGQVMLH; this is translated from the coding sequence ATGAATACGGAAAAGATTCTTTCCATTGCTCCGCTGCTTCGGATTGTTTTAAAAAGGGACGGCTGTTCTCCGCTGGTTCGTTTTGCGGAAACCTGTTCGGCCTGCACGTTTTCCGTTTGTGCGGATTGGGACAACCCCAAAGAGACCGCCGAGCGGATTCGCCGGGCCGCCGAACGGACGAACGGAGCGGCCATACAGGCCGTCTGTGTGGAGGAGGCCGGCTGTTTTCAGATTCTCCCATGGCCTCGTCCGATGCAGGGACGGGCGGCGGGGAAAATTGCGTTGGTGACAGGGGCGGCGCAGGGATTCGGCTTAGAGATTGCGCAGGATTTTGCCGCACAGGGGGCCGCGGTTGTGCTGCTGGATATTAACGAAGACGGTGTCCGGCGGGCCGCTGATGAGCTCAATCGGCAGTACGGTCCCGAGACGGCGCTGGCACTGAAAGCGGATGTCACCAGCGAGGAGTCCGTCAGCCGGGCCGTTGCCCAGACCGTCCAGCATTACGGCGGATTCGATGTGTTTATCTCCAATGCCGGGGTGCTCAAGGCCGACAGCGTCAAGCGGCAGCCGGTGAAGGATTTTGATTTTGTCACGGCGGTCAATTACAGGGGCTATTACCTGTGCGTGAAGGCCGCGGCCCCTGTGTTGGCGCTGCAGCATCAGGCGGATGCATCCTATCGAAGCGACATCATTCAAATCAATTCCAAATCGGGTCTTCGCGGCTCCAACCGCAATTTTGCCTATGCCGGCAGCAAGTTCGGCGGCATCGGCCTGACGCAGTCGTTCGCCCTCGAGCTGGTCGAGGACGGCATCAAGGTCAATTCCGTCTGTCCGGGCAATTTCTTTGACGGGCCGCTCTGGTCGGACCCGAACAACGGGCTGTTTGTTCAATATCTGCGGGCGGGCAAGGTGCCCGGTGCAAAGACCGTTGAAGATGTTCGGCGGGCGTATGAGGCGATGATTCCGATGGGGCGGGGCTGCACGACTCCCGATGTGATGAAGGCGATTTATTATCTGATGGAACAGGAATACGAAACCGGCCAGGCCCTGCCCGTCACCGGCGGCCAGGTCATGCTTCATTAA
- a CDS encoding alcohol dehydrogenase catalytic domain-containing protein, with translation MKIPSVQQAIELIGPEQLRLNPARPVYKPGPYQVLAKVEAVGLCFSDLKLLAQFDKHPRKSEILSGIAPSVLSEIPSYCPGAKPTVPGHEISCVIAAVGEKVRRHRVGQTVLVQTDYRWLKTASSNAAIGYNFEGALQQYILFDERVYVDPDSGESFLLPVQADISYSAGALVEPWACVESSYVTEERRTIRPGGRLLVVVDEGCRIQGLRESFGPRPPAQAVLCGPAGQPTEWAAGIALTHCQNPAGLEDGTFDDIVYFGSRREMIEMLNDKLAAGGLINIVLGGRRIGQSVSIGIGRVHYGMTRWIGTTSDDASDSYRTIPATGEIRDGERAAVIGAGGPMGQMHVIRILCSGRTGLSVAAADLDAARLASLEKKVRPILKTRPAEYRSVLTAEQPDTETYSYFALMAPVGALAADAVARSRPNALINVFAGIPAAVRQEIDLDRYIANRCYLFGTSGSRLRDMQIVLDKVLSGQLDTNCSVDAVCGMAGAADGIEAVKNRTLSGKIVVYPALEKMPLMTLEQVCRTWPQVAEKMPDGIWTKEAERQLLRTAQ, from the coding sequence ATGAAGATTCCGTCTGTTCAGCAGGCCATCGAGTTAATCGGACCCGAACAGCTGCGGCTCAACCCGGCCAGGCCCGTTTATAAGCCGGGGCCCTATCAGGTGCTGGCCAAAGTGGAGGCGGTGGGGCTGTGCTTTTCCGATTTGAAGCTGCTGGCCCAGTTTGACAAGCACCCCCGCAAAAGCGAGATTCTCTCCGGCATTGCCCCGTCGGTTCTGTCGGAAATCCCCAGCTACTGTCCGGGCGCCAAACCCACGGTGCCGGGCCATGAGATTTCGTGTGTGATTGCGGCGGTCGGCGAGAAGGTCCGCCGGCATCGGGTCGGGCAAACCGTGCTGGTGCAGACGGATTACCGCTGGCTGAAGACGGCCTCGTCGAATGCGGCTATCGGCTACAATTTTGAAGGGGCACTCCAGCAGTACATCCTTTTCGATGAGCGGGTGTATGTGGACCCGGACAGCGGCGAAAGCTTTCTTCTTCCCGTTCAGGCGGATATTTCCTATTCCGCCGGGGCACTGGTAGAGCCGTGGGCGTGCGTGGAAAGTTCCTATGTGACGGAAGAGCGCCGCACGATTCGTCCGGGCGGACGACTGCTGGTTGTGGTCGATGAGGGCTGCCGCATTCAGGGCCTTCGTGAAAGTTTCGGTCCGCGTCCGCCGGCGCAGGCGGTGCTGTGCGGTCCGGCCGGTCAGCCGACCGAGTGGGCGGCGGGGATTGCCCTGACGCACTGTCAGAATCCGGCCGGACTGGAGGACGGGACTTTTGATGATATTGTGTATTTCGGGAGCCGGCGGGAGATGATTGAGATGCTCAATGACAAGCTGGCCGCCGGCGGCCTGATCAATATTGTTCTGGGGGGCCGACGCATCGGCCAGTCCGTGTCCATCGGGATTGGGCGGGTGCACTACGGGATGACCCGCTGGATCGGCACGACGTCGGATGACGCCTCGGACAGTTATCGTACGATTCCGGCGACCGGCGAAATCCGCGACGGCGAGCGGGCGGCTGTCATCGGGGCCGGCGGCCCGATGGGGCAGATGCATGTTATCCGCATTCTTTGTTCGGGCCGAACGGGGCTTTCCGTGGCGGCGGCGGATTTGGATGCAGCGCGTCTGGCTTCGCTCGAAAAGAAGGTGCGGCCGATTTTGAAGACTCGCCCGGCCGAGTACCGTTCGGTGCTGACGGCCGAGCAGCCCGACACGGAGACGTACAGTTATTTTGCCCTGATGGCGCCGGTCGGGGCGCTGGCGGCGGATGCCGTGGCCCGAAGCCGCCCCAATGCGCTGATTAATGTCTTTGCGGGCATTCCCGCCGCCGTCCGGCAGGAAATCGACCTGGACCGCTATATCGCCAACCGGTGCTATCTGTTCGGCACCAGCGGTTCGCGCCTGCGCGATATGCAGATTGTGCTGGACAAAGTCCTTTCCGGACAGTTGGATACCAATTGTTCGGTGGATGCGGTCTGCGGGATGGCCGGCGCGGCGGACGGAATCGAGGCCGTCAAAAACCGCACCCTGTCCGGCAAGATTGTGGTCTATCCGGCCCTCGAAAAGATGCCCCTGATGACGCTCGAGCAGGTCTGCCGGACATGGCCGCAGGTGGCCGAGAAGATGCCCGATGGCATCTGGACGAAGGAAGCCGAGCGTCAGCTGCTTCGGACGGCTCAATAG
- a CDS encoding rhamnulokinase family protein produces MSGKEYYAAVDLGASSGRVMLACLDGQTISIQEVHRFENGPVEEQGSLRWDFRRLFGEVQEGLRKAFRAQPAVRSIGIDTWGVDFGLLDADGNLLENPYHYRDRRTEGMIEKAAEILPKREIYFHSGIQFMPFNTLFQLLAYRQQPIFSRAAKLLFMPNLIMYFLTGRIGAEYTIASTSQMMDMKSGRWSKRLLEAFGLPESLLPDIMQPGTQAGVLKPAFQQAWGCGPVPVIAVGTHDTASAVAAVPAESGRTWAYLSSGTWSLMGIEIPQAIIDQRTFERSFTNEGGVENTIRLLKNIMGLWLVQECRRCWMQQGEKYSFSELTQLAAQAEPFAGWVNPDDIRFLSPQDMPAAINQYLTSTGQRPAGGRGQMIRIILESLAARYRQVLDWLEELLGRPIEVLHIVGGGSQNELLNQLTADAAGKRVLTGPVEATVLGNVLMQARASGRIRSLEEGREIIRRSFEIREYQPRHSAGWQTFLKQFPNA; encoded by the coding sequence ATGAGCGGCAAAGAGTACTATGCGGCGGTGGATTTGGGCGCCTCCAGCGGACGGGTGATGCTGGCCTGTCTGGACGGACAGACGATTTCGATTCAGGAGGTTCACCGCTTTGAGAACGGCCCGGTCGAGGAGCAGGGCTCGCTGCGATGGGATTTCCGGCGTTTGTTCGGTGAGGTTCAGGAGGGGCTGCGCAAGGCCTTTCGGGCACAGCCGGCTGTTCGGAGTATCGGCATCGACACCTGGGGGGTGGATTTCGGCCTGCTGGATGCGGACGGCAATCTGCTGGAAAATCCGTATCATTACCGCGACCGCCGCACGGAGGGGATGATTGAAAAGGCCGCCGAAATCCTGCCCAAACGGGAAATTTATTTTCACTCCGGCATTCAGTTTATGCCGTTTAATACGCTCTTTCAATTGCTGGCGTATCGTCAGCAGCCGATTTTTTCGCGGGCGGCCAAGCTGCTGTTTATGCCCAACCTGATAATGTATTTTCTGACCGGCCGAATCGGCGCCGAATATACGATTGCCAGCACATCGCAAATGATGGATATGAAGAGCGGCCGCTGGTCGAAACGGCTGCTGGAGGCCTTTGGTCTGCCGGAATCGCTTTTGCCGGACATCATGCAGCCCGGCACGCAGGCGGGCGTCTTGAAACCCGCTTTTCAGCAGGCCTGGGGCTGCGGGCCGGTGCCCGTGATTGCCGTCGGCACGCACGATACGGCTTCGGCGGTGGCCGCCGTTCCGGCCGAAAGCGGGCGGACATGGGCGTATCTGTCCAGCGGCACCTGGAGTCTGATGGGCATCGAGATACCGCAGGCGATTATTGACCAGCGCACCTTTGAACGCAGTTTTACCAACGAAGGCGGTGTGGAGAATACAATTCGGCTTTTGAAGAACATTATGGGCCTGTGGCTGGTGCAGGAGTGCCGGCGCTGCTGGATGCAGCAGGGGGAAAAATACAGTTTTTCGGAGCTGACGCAGCTGGCGGCGCAGGCCGAGCCGTTTGCGGGCTGGGTCAATCCGGATGATATCCGGTTTCTTTCGCCGCAGGATATGCCCGCGGCCATCAATCAGTATTTGACGTCTACGGGGCAGCGTCCGGCGGGCGGCCGAGGGCAGATGATTCGCATCATTCTGGAGAGCTTGGCCGCCCGGTACCGGCAGGTGCTGGACTGGCTGGAGGAGCTGCTCGGCCGGCCCATCGAAGTGCTTCACATTGTCGGCGGCGGTTCGCAGAATGAGCTGCTCAATCAGCTCACGGCCGATGCCGCAGGCAAACGCGTCCTGACCGGACCCGTCGAGGCGACGGTGCTCGGCAATGTGCTGATGCAGGCCAGGGCAAGCGGCCGGATTCGGTCGCTGGAGGAAGGGCGTGAAATCATCCGCCGTTCGTTTGAGATTCGTGAATATCAGCCCCGGCACAGTGCCGGATGGCAGACGTTTTTGAAGCAGTTTCCCAATGCCTGA
- a CDS encoding class II aldolase/adducin family protein, with amino-acid sequence MPERNTVSDSPSVLLETITALSHRFGTPDYVCGGGGNTSAKNESTLWVKPSGTTLAGLRPDLFVPISRSRLAALYTTRPPQEPSAREQLVKEVMASAVLNGAAGRPSVESPLHDSLSARYVVHTHPALVNGMTCAKDGRAVCQRLFPDALWMDYVDPGYTLCMAVRNEVERFEKAHGRQPEMIFLKNHGVFVAADNPERLEQLYQEIFRRLEAEYARAGLSTKMEPAPLPKGFDCEGAFARIRSVFGSDADGIAASGFFRPPAGPLTPDHIVYARSFPLTAEPTPEALEDYRRRCGCTPQILVWNNVVFGLGSTEKKAALALELALNGALVVHLAKAFGGVEYMSEPARRFIEGWEVETYRSRQIQ; translated from the coding sequence ATGCCTGAAAGGAATACCGTGTCCGATTCGCCGTCTGTTTTGCTGGAGACGATTACAGCCCTGTCGCATCGGTTCGGCACGCCGGATTATGTCTGCGGGGGCGGCGGCAATACCTCCGCCAAGAATGAAAGCACACTGTGGGTGAAGCCCTCCGGCACCACGCTGGCCGGATTGCGGCCCGATTTGTTTGTGCCCATCAGCCGCAGCCGTCTGGCCGCCTTGTACACGACCCGTCCGCCGCAGGAGCCGTCCGCCCGCGAGCAGCTGGTCAAGGAGGTGATGGCGTCGGCTGTTCTGAACGGGGCCGCCGGACGTCCTTCGGTCGAGTCGCCGCTTCACGATTCGCTGTCGGCCCGTTATGTCGTTCATACGCATCCGGCCCTGGTTAACGGGATGACCTGCGCCAAAGACGGCCGGGCGGTCTGTCAGCGGCTTTTCCCCGACGCCCTCTGGATGGACTATGTGGACCCGGGCTATACGCTCTGTATGGCGGTTCGAAACGAGGTGGAGCGGTTTGAAAAGGCACACGGCCGGCAGCCGGAGATGATTTTCCTGAAAAATCACGGGGTGTTTGTCGCCGCCGATAATCCGGAGCGGCTCGAACAGCTGTATCAGGAGATTTTCCGGCGTCTGGAGGCCGAGTACGCCCGGGCGGGGCTGTCAACAAAAATGGAGCCGGCTCCGCTGCCGAAGGGTTTTGACTGCGAAGGGGCTTTTGCCCGCATTCGGAGTGTTTTCGGTTCGGATGCCGACGGCATTGCCGCGTCGGGCTTTTTCCGGCCGCCCGCCGGCCCGCTGACGCCCGACCATATCGTTTATGCCCGCTCGTTTCCGCTGACGGCGGAGCCGACGCCGGAGGCCCTCGAGGACTATCGCCGCCGCTGCGGCTGCACGCCGCAGATTCTCGTCTGGAACAATGTTGTGTTCGGTTTGGGTTCGACAGAGAAAAAGGCGGCCCTGGCACTCGAGCTGGCCCTGAATGGGGCGCTGGTGGTGCATCTGGCAAAGGCGTTCGGCGGCGTCGAATATATGAGTGAACCCGCCCGTCGATTTATCGAGGGCTGGGAAGTGGAAACGTACCGAAGCCGGCAGATTCAGTAA
- a CDS encoding L-rhamnose isomerase — protein MEKTIEQAYALAREQYAQLGVDAEKALEQLAGIPISLHCWQGDDVGGFERAGAELSGGGIQATGNYPGKARTLEELREDLDKALSLIPGRHRLNLHACYLDNGGRFVDRDQIELRHFQSWIDWAKERRMGMDFNPTFFSHPKAADGFTLSHPDKAIRQFWIEHGIRCRRIGAEMGRQLGSATVTNVWIPDGFKDIPADRTAPRERLKESLDALFAERLDPRCNLDAVESKLFGIGAESYTVGSHEFYLGYAVSRQKLLCLDAGHFHPTEVISDKISSVLAFVPGLLLHVSRPVRWDSDHVVILDEELRAVAREIVRSGRLDRIHIGLDFFDASINRIAAWVIGSRNLLKALLIALLEPADTLRQFEGRFDYTARLAWMEMLKTMPWPAVWEYYCLKNNVPSERRWLEEVRRYETDVLSKRIS, from the coding sequence ATGGAAAAAACAATTGAACAGGCGTACGCCCTCGCCCGTGAACAGTATGCCCAACTCGGAGTGGATGCGGAAAAGGCCCTCGAACAGCTGGCCGGGATCCCGATTTCGCTTCACTGCTGGCAGGGGGATGATGTCGGCGGGTTTGAGCGGGCCGGTGCGGAACTGTCCGGCGGCGGCATTCAGGCCACAGGCAATTATCCCGGCAAGGCCCGCACCCTCGAGGAGCTGAGGGAGGATTTGGACAAAGCCCTGTCGCTGATTCCGGGCCGACACCGGCTCAATCTGCACGCCTGTTATCTGGATAACGGCGGCCGGTTCGTGGACCGCGACCAAATCGAGCTGCGGCATTTCCAGTCCTGGATTGACTGGGCCAAAGAACGGCGGATGGGAATGGATTTCAACCCGACTTTCTTTTCACATCCGAAGGCCGCCGACGGTTTTACGCTCAGCCATCCGGACAAGGCGATTCGTCAGTTCTGGATTGAGCACGGCATCCGCTGCCGGCGCATCGGGGCGGAGATGGGCCGTCAGCTGGGCTCAGCGACCGTGACCAATGTCTGGATCCCCGACGGCTTTAAGGACATCCCCGCCGACCGAACGGCCCCGCGCGAACGTCTGAAGGAGTCGCTGGATGCCCTCTTTGCCGAACGGCTTGACCCGCGATGCAATCTGGATGCAGTGGAGTCGAAACTGTTCGGCATCGGGGCGGAAAGCTATACCGTCGGTTCGCACGAGTTTTATCTGGGCTATGCCGTTTCGCGTCAGAAGCTGCTTTGTCTGGATGCGGGGCATTTTCATCCGACGGAGGTCATTTCCGACAAAATCTCTTCGGTGCTGGCGTTTGTGCCGGGCCTTTTGCTTCACGTGAGCCGTCCTGTGCGGTGGGACAGCGACCATGTGGTGATTTTGGATGAGGAGCTGAGGGCCGTCGCCCGCGAAATCGTCCGCTCCGGCCGACTGGACCGCATTCATATCGGGCTGGACTTTTTCGATGCGAGCATCAACCGCATCGCCGCCTGGGTCATCGGCTCGCGAAATCTGCTCAAGGCCCTGCTGATAGCCCTGCTGGAGCCGGCGGATACGCTCCGTCAATTCGAAGGGCGGTTTGATTATACGGCTCGGCTGGCCTGGATGGAGATGCTCAAGACGATGCCCTGGCCCGCCGTCTGGGAGTATTATTGTCTGAAAAATAATGTTCCGTCCGAGCGCCGCTGGCTGGAGGAAGTCCGCCGCTATGAGACGGACGTCCTCAGCAAACGGATTTCATAG